In one window of uncultured Sphaerochaeta sp. DNA:
- a CDS encoding type II toxin-antitoxin system RelE/ParE family toxin: MKFSFANKHLEILYTSGKSKKYHLEKQVLQGFFEVVAAIDAAQDIHDLQMRPSLHFERLRGTEKRFSLRITRKYRLEVEIDWENEEKTMGIVEIEELSKHYE; this comes from the coding sequence GTGAAATTCAGTTTTGCCAACAAGCATCTTGAAATCCTCTATACAAGTGGGAAGTCAAAAAAATACCATCTAGAAAAACAGGTGCTTCAAGGATTCTTTGAGGTTGTAGCGGCCATTGATGCAGCACAAGATATTCATGACCTACAGATGCGACCATCTCTACATTTCGAAAGACTCAGAGGAACAGAAAAACGCTTTTCCCTGCGTATCACCAGAAAATATCGACTTGAAGTCGAGATAGACTGGGAAAACGAGGAAAAGACGATGGGAATTGTAGAAATAGAGGAATTGAGCAAACACTATGAATAG
- a CDS encoding helix-turn-helix domain-containing protein — MGNTVKPFLNISTGDMIRRELEFLGWTQEDLAQVTNISRKTLSNIMNAKQKLQMEHAWALAEALGGSAESWMHIDTRYWLNATGQSAEPSQTERRARIRKYVPVLEMQRKGWYNEGKSADTYESTYRAIWSEEDPDITFNVYETYGKGARYCAGRSRVDNTYTENYCITWYQIAKRRCKEIQVPPYSSEKLKYLSKSLLQYTVREGGVIDVIHDLNEAGVIFLVQSHLSKTSLDGASFFCNDHPVIVYTARYDRIDNFWFTLAHEIAHLLLHFKQSTEKIFLDDLMDKTERSTLEQEADAKAEEILRVKQILACVEPFRNYISEVKLVQIASEIGIDVSLLLGILQFYGYVDYRKLNKFKKQVKVLFPRHIVM, encoded by the coding sequence ATGGGTAATACTGTGAAACCTTTTCTCAACATCAGCACTGGCGATATGATCAGAAGAGAGTTGGAATTCCTGGGCTGGACCCAAGAAGATCTCGCCCAAGTTACCAATATATCCCGCAAGACCTTGAGCAATATCATGAATGCAAAACAAAAACTCCAAATGGAGCATGCCTGGGCATTGGCAGAGGCACTCGGGGGAAGTGCGGAATCTTGGATGCACATAGATACGAGGTATTGGCTGAATGCAACAGGCCAAAGCGCAGAACCTTCACAAACGGAGAGAAGAGCCCGAATACGAAAGTATGTACCCGTTTTGGAGATGCAAAGAAAGGGTTGGTATAATGAGGGTAAAAGTGCCGATACGTATGAATCTACCTACCGCGCAATATGGAGTGAAGAAGATCCCGATATCACCTTCAACGTCTATGAAACATATGGAAAAGGCGCCAGATACTGTGCTGGACGTTCTCGTGTCGACAATACATACACTGAAAACTACTGCATCACTTGGTACCAGATTGCAAAAAGACGATGCAAAGAAATACAAGTTCCTCCTTACAGCTCAGAAAAACTCAAGTATCTATCCAAAAGTCTGTTGCAATATACCGTACGAGAGGGGGGTGTTATTGACGTCATTCACGACTTGAATGAAGCAGGCGTCATTTTTCTCGTTCAATCCCATCTATCAAAGACATCTCTGGACGGAGCGTCCTTCTTCTGTAATGATCATCCGGTAATCGTATACACTGCACGCTACGATAGAATAGATAATTTCTGGTTTACGTTGGCTCATGAGATTGCACATCTTTTACTCCACTTCAAGCAAAGTACTGAGAAGATTTTCCTTGATGACCTCATGGACAAAACAGAGAGATCAACGCTGGAGCAAGAAGCTGATGCAAAAGCTGAAGAAATTCTTCGAGTAAAGCAGATTCTTGCATGTGTAGAACCATTTAGAAATTATATATCGGAGGTAAAATTGGTACAAATCGCTTCTGAGATTGGTATTGATGTATCATTGCTGTTGGGTATTCTGCAATTCTACGGATATGTGGATTACAGAAAACTCAACAAGTTCAAGAAACAGGTAAAAGTACTTTTTCCTCGCCATATCGTCATGTAA
- the trkA gene encoding Trk system potassium transporter TrkA, translated as MVILGAGRRGMGMAKQLITDGKDVVILDNSFERVEMAVSKLDCLGVLGNGTDIDKLTEAGVEQAEAFIAVTNSDEINLVSCGLVSSSFPNTKTVAAIRSLIYTGSGGLKEGLLGIDYIVNPNAETARSIFTIIEQGVNGNLLAFSNSKLLLYNFYIEKNSTYVGTTVSEMRNKLNAEFVIASIKRRGQVLVPSGETTIQAEDTLSIIAESQEVTDILKTVGKLQKRPNNMVLVGASKITRALLNRMSPAMRSKVTIVDQDPEVCKEFSERFREILVIKADITDEDIMAEEQLGSYDLLIALTDNDELNIITASYAKRIGIMRSMALIKQNNNYSRMASYLGIDVVISTTDTTVESLLRYLRGSNVSSVHSLFNGQLEVYEFIIHADSEVCGKQLKDINMRKKAIVAGITNNEGKSIIPNGYSTLNEGDTVVVAALRQATEFIQKLFG; from the coding sequence GTGGTTATCCTAGGTGCGGGAAGACGCGGCATGGGAATGGCAAAACAACTCATTACAGATGGTAAGGATGTAGTAATCCTTGACAACTCGTTTGAAAGAGTCGAAATGGCTGTTTCCAAACTCGATTGTCTTGGTGTGCTGGGCAACGGCACCGACATAGACAAGCTCACTGAAGCAGGAGTCGAGCAAGCAGAAGCCTTTATTGCAGTAACCAACAGTGACGAAATAAACCTGGTCTCATGCGGGCTGGTCTCCTCATCATTCCCAAATACCAAAACCGTTGCGGCAATACGATCCCTGATCTACACCGGCAGTGGTGGCCTTAAGGAAGGATTGCTCGGCATTGATTATATCGTAAATCCCAATGCAGAAACGGCACGATCGATCTTTACCATCATAGAACAAGGGGTTAACGGAAACCTCTTGGCATTCAGTAACTCCAAGCTACTGCTCTATAATTTCTATATCGAAAAAAACAGTACCTATGTAGGGACCACCGTCAGTGAGATGCGCAACAAACTCAACGCTGAGTTTGTTATCGCTTCCATCAAACGAAGGGGACAGGTCCTCGTTCCTTCAGGAGAAACCACCATACAGGCTGAGGATACACTGAGCATCATAGCTGAATCGCAGGAAGTCACCGATATACTGAAAACAGTCGGGAAGCTCCAGAAAAGACCCAACAACATGGTGCTGGTCGGCGCAAGTAAAATCACCAGAGCTCTACTGAACCGGATGAGCCCTGCAATGCGTTCCAAGGTCACCATCGTCGACCAAGATCCTGAGGTTTGCAAGGAATTCTCAGAGCGCTTTCGTGAGATTCTGGTTATCAAGGCCGATATCACCGACGAAGACATCATGGCAGAGGAACAGCTGGGAAGCTACGATCTTCTTATCGCCCTTACCGACAATGATGAATTGAACATCATCACCGCAAGTTACGCAAAACGTATCGGGATCATGCGGTCCATGGCTCTTATCAAGCAAAACAACAACTATTCACGTATGGCTTCCTACCTTGGAATCGATGTGGTCATCTCTACCACCGACACCACCGTAGAGTCCTTGCTTCGCTATCTCAGGGGGAGCAATGTATCGAGTGTTCACTCACTCTTCAACGGACAGCTCGAGGTGTATGAATTCATCATCCACGCAGACAGTGAGGTGTGCGGCAAGCAGTTGAAAGACATCAATATGAGAAAGAAAGCAATAGTTGCAGGCATTACCAACAATGAAGGGAAGAGTATCATTCCCAATGGGTATTCCACCCTCAATGAAGGGGATACTGTTGTCGTAGCAGCACTCAGGCAAGCTACTGAGTTCATCCAAAAACTCTTTGGGTAG
- a CDS encoding TrkH family potassium uptake protein: protein MINWKLDLRLLSFIVLFIGLLMGIPTALAFNYQETDAIKGFLVAYAAIAIFSTTILISTGKSQNKQMLARDGYLVVTLTWVIATAFSAIPLVASGAYVDYPSAYFEIMSGFTTTGATVLPEIESLPKSILFWRSQTNWLGGMGIVVLFVALLPALGVSGALLVGAETVGPTKDKLTPKIKNTALILWSIYIGFSVLETILLLLGGLSLYDAVTVTFSTMAAAGFCVKNSSIGTFSSLYVDVVVTIFMLIAGANFALYYKAISGRLKSVLRDGELRFYLGIWALVALLAAWHLTFSNTYGSFGESFRYSAFLTASILTTTGFATTDYVLWPAFPQLLFFLLFFIGGSAGSAGGGVKVVRIATLFKMGRAHIKQRIHPKGIFQVRVGHTTVPEELMRSIATFFGVYIFTGVIGAVLISLSGLDPFSSVAASFLCLGNIGIGFAEVGPTGNFAFLPSALKWVCAFLMLVGRLELFTVFVLFSKHFWKR from the coding sequence ATGATAAATTGGAAACTGGACCTTCGGCTGTTATCATTTATTGTACTCTTTATTGGCCTGCTTATGGGCATCCCTACTGCCCTGGCATTCAATTATCAGGAAACAGATGCCATCAAAGGATTTTTGGTAGCATATGCTGCCATAGCAATCTTCAGTACCACTATCCTTATCAGTACCGGAAAGTCACAGAATAAGCAGATGCTCGCTCGTGATGGGTACCTCGTGGTAACCCTGACATGGGTAATCGCAACTGCATTTTCAGCCATCCCATTGGTAGCCAGCGGAGCCTATGTGGACTATCCCAGCGCCTACTTTGAGATCATGAGTGGATTCACTACCACAGGAGCCACGGTACTGCCGGAAATTGAGAGTCTACCCAAATCCATCCTGTTCTGGCGTTCACAGACCAACTGGTTGGGGGGTATGGGAATCGTGGTACTCTTCGTAGCGTTGCTACCAGCCCTTGGGGTGAGCGGAGCACTGCTCGTTGGAGCTGAAACTGTTGGCCCAACAAAGGACAAGCTTACTCCCAAGATCAAGAATACTGCCCTCATTCTCTGGTCGATCTATATCGGTTTCTCTGTACTCGAAACCATCTTACTTCTCTTGGGCGGACTTTCTCTCTATGATGCAGTTACCGTTACCTTTTCAACCATGGCCGCAGCCGGATTCTGTGTAAAGAATTCATCCATCGGGACATTCTCAAGCCTCTATGTAGATGTTGTGGTAACCATATTCATGCTCATTGCAGGAGCTAACTTCGCACTCTACTACAAGGCCATCAGTGGAAGACTAAAATCCGTTCTGAGGGATGGTGAGCTTCGCTTCTATCTTGGTATCTGGGCATTGGTGGCACTGCTTGCAGCTTGGCATCTCACATTTTCAAATACCTATGGTTCCTTCGGTGAGTCTTTCCGCTACAGTGCATTTCTCACTGCATCCATTCTCACCACCACAGGGTTTGCTACCACTGACTATGTGCTCTGGCCTGCCTTTCCCCAGCTGCTGTTCTTCCTGCTCTTCTTCATCGGAGGATCGGCAGGATCAGCCGGAGGTGGTGTCAAGGTGGTCAGGATTGCCACGCTCTTCAAGATGGGGAGAGCCCACATCAAACAGAGAATTCACCCGAAAGGAATTTTCCAGGTAAGGGTCGGCCATACTACCGTTCCAGAAGAACTGATGCGTTCCATTGCGACCTTCTTTGGTGTTTACATATTTACAGGAGTTATTGGAGCCGTTCTGATCTCCTTGAGTGGACTTGACCCCTTTTCCAGTGTGGCCGCATCTTTCCTATGCCTTGGAAATATCGGAATTGGGTTTGCTGAGGTCGGCCCCACAGGCAATTTTGCCTTTCTTCCCTCAGCCCTGAAATGGGTGTGTGCCTTCCTGATGCTGGTAGGCCGTCTTGAATTGTTTACCGTTTTTGTCCTGTTTTCAAAACATTTCTGGAAGCGTTGA
- a CDS encoding glycerate kinase: MKNILLIPDSFKGTMSSEQICSIMDRAIKRHYSDAKVTSIPVADGGEGSVDAFLQALGGEKRIVTVQGPFGQLMESFYGIIKGDTAVIEMASCAGLPLVGDELRPDKTTTYGVGQLMLDAAKNGCKHIIVGLGGSSTNDGGCGAAAACGVVFKDKDGNAFVPTGGTMDQVVSIDTSDLDPALKQVTITTMCDIDNPFHGTNGAAYIFGPQKGADPEMVKVLDSNLKSLAGVIQKDLGIDVQAIPGSGAAGGMGGGMAAFFSSILQMGIETVLDTVNFDSLLKDADLVLTGEGKIDGQSLRGKVVIGVSRRAKKAKVPVLAIVGDIGDDVDGAYDEGVTGIFSINRVAVEFKKAKGRAPEDMEKTIDNLMRFTKQMGL; this comes from the coding sequence ATGAAAAACATCCTCTTGATCCCCGATTCCTTCAAGGGAACCATGAGTTCTGAACAGATCTGTTCCATCATGGACAGAGCTATCAAGCGCCACTACAGCGATGCAAAAGTCACCAGTATCCCGGTCGCAGACGGAGGAGAAGGGAGCGTAGATGCTTTTCTTCAAGCCCTCGGTGGGGAGAAACGTATCGTAACTGTGCAAGGCCCCTTTGGACAACTCATGGAAAGTTTCTATGGTATCATCAAGGGCGATACTGCTGTCATCGAGATGGCTTCCTGCGCAGGGCTTCCCCTGGTAGGAGATGAACTCCGCCCGGACAAGACCACAACCTATGGCGTTGGACAGCTTATGCTTGATGCAGCAAAAAACGGTTGCAAGCACATCATCGTCGGTCTTGGAGGCAGTTCCACCAATGATGGTGGGTGCGGTGCAGCAGCTGCTTGCGGGGTAGTGTTCAAGGATAAGGATGGCAATGCATTTGTTCCTACCGGTGGGACCATGGATCAGGTCGTATCGATTGACACATCAGATCTCGATCCAGCTCTCAAGCAGGTAACCATCACCACCATGTGTGACATCGACAACCCATTCCATGGGACCAATGGTGCAGCCTATATTTTCGGACCACAGAAAGGCGCAGATCCTGAGATGGTAAAAGTACTGGATTCCAATCTAAAAAGTCTTGCTGGAGTAATCCAGAAAGATCTGGGTATTGATGTACAGGCAATCCCTGGCAGTGGAGCAGCAGGTGGAATGGGTGGCGGCATGGCTGCCTTCTTCTCCTCTATCCTACAGATGGGAATCGAGACCGTATTGGATACCGTCAACTTCGATTCCCTGCTCAAGGATGCAGACCTGGTTCTGACCGGAGAAGGAAAGATTGATGGACAGTCACTCAGGGGCAAGGTTGTTATAGGGGTATCCAGACGCGCCAAGAAAGCCAAGGTTCCGGTACTCGCTATTGTCGGGGATATCGGGGATGACGTGGATGGTGCCTATGATGAGGGTGTCACTGGAATCTTCTCAATCAACCGTGTCGCAGTTGAGTTTAAGAAGGCCAAGGGCCGGGCTCCCGAGGATATGGAGAAGACCATCGACAACCTGATGCGATTCACCAAGCAGATGGGACTATGA
- a CDS encoding DNA alkylation repair protein, translated as MKRTALIERLSELAEPSYRSFQQKLQVSQGQMYGVRAPALQKLAKHIASTYGVLALTELLSYKALSYEETIILYKLFGQITLTEAERLSYLPKMLPYNDSWATNDCLASEMKWIQKNREHYYPYFSTLLTHEAPYDKRLGVVTLMLYYLEPDTFGEVLKILSTVESGHYYVMMALAWAYASAYCKDKETTLPYLQPGRLAEPLRRKAIQKCIESRLVSDKDKTSLKALRQVP; from the coding sequence ATGAAGCGAACAGCATTGATAGAGAGGCTCAGCGAACTTGCTGAGCCTTCTTATCGCTCATTTCAACAGAAACTACAAGTCTCACAAGGACAGATGTATGGAGTCAGGGCTCCCGCACTGCAGAAGTTGGCAAAACATATTGCTTCTACATATGGGGTCCTTGCTCTTACCGAGCTACTCAGCTATAAAGCACTCTCCTATGAGGAGACCATCATCCTCTACAAGCTATTCGGCCAGATTACGCTCACAGAAGCAGAGCGGTTATCCTATTTGCCAAAAATGTTGCCCTATAACGACAGTTGGGCCACCAATGATTGCCTTGCCTCTGAGATGAAATGGATACAGAAGAACAGGGAACACTACTACCCCTATTTCAGTACGTTGCTGACCCACGAAGCTCCCTATGACAAGCGCCTGGGAGTTGTCACCCTGATGCTGTATTACCTTGAACCTGACACCTTTGGGGAGGTTCTCAAGATACTCTCCACTGTGGAGAGTGGGCACTACTATGTTATGATGGCACTTGCTTGGGCATACGCAAGTGCATACTGCAAGGACAAAGAAACAACCCTTCCCTATCTGCAACCAGGACGGCTTGCTGAACCGCTAAGGAGGAAGGCCATTCAGAAGTGTATTGAATCACGCTTAGTCAGTGATAAGGACAAAACATCACTCAAGGCGCTCAGGCAAGTACCCTAA
- a CDS encoding membrane dipeptidase, with the protein MYPLIDLHCDTIYALEAGESHGSLIENDGHTDVRWMEMAGSITTTFALYVPLEQGIVPWETVVRMHDRFLEEISLAGHRIGQVRTAEEIRNNPVQGALLSCEEFQILEGELNRISILASWGVRMATLIWNKENDLAFPNHMSGGLKPFCYDVIAEMERHNILVDVSHLNDDGFYDVAKVAGRPFIASHSNCRAITNHSRNLSDAMIRKIADAGGVVGLNFCPSFLSEDWQHSSLEAMVRHACHLKQVGGSQVIAVGTDFDGIYGTLEIDHYTKMDRLWDALAKQGFSTKDLEGMWSENALRVLA; encoded by the coding sequence ATGTATCCACTTATCGATTTACATTGTGACACCATCTATGCACTAGAGGCTGGAGAGTCACATGGTTCTCTCATCGAGAATGATGGACATACTGATGTAAGGTGGATGGAGATGGCAGGAAGCATTACCACTACCTTTGCCCTCTATGTTCCCTTGGAGCAAGGGATTGTTCCCTGGGAGACGGTAGTGCGGATGCATGACCGCTTCTTAGAGGAAATCTCCCTCGCTGGGCATCGGATTGGCCAGGTGAGGACTGCCGAGGAGATACGCAACAATCCTGTCCAGGGTGCCTTACTGAGCTGTGAGGAGTTTCAGATACTGGAAGGGGAGCTGAATCGGATTTCCATCCTTGCTTCCTGGGGTGTGAGGATGGCCACCCTGATCTGGAACAAGGAGAATGATCTAGCCTTTCCAAACCACATGAGTGGTGGACTGAAACCATTCTGCTACGATGTGATCGCAGAGATGGAACGTCATAACATTCTGGTTGATGTTTCGCATCTTAATGATGATGGTTTCTATGATGTAGCGAAGGTTGCTGGAAGACCATTCATCGCGAGTCATTCCAACTGTAGGGCGATCACCAACCACAGCAGGAATCTCAGTGATGCGATGATCCGAAAGATTGCGGATGCTGGTGGTGTGGTTGGACTGAATTTCTGCCCTTCCTTTCTTTCAGAAGATTGGCAGCACAGCAGCTTGGAGGCTATGGTAAGACATGCATGTCATCTCAAACAAGTTGGAGGATCTCAGGTAATTGCTGTGGGGACAGATTTTGATGGGATCTATGGGACATTGGAGATCGATCACTATACGAAGATGGACCGACTTTGGGATGCACTAGCCAAGCAAGGATTTTCAACGAAGGATCTTGAAGGGATGTGGTCAGAGAATGCCCTTAGGGTACTTGCCTGA
- the trxA gene encoding thioredoxin, with amino-acid sequence MVKNVTKSTYEAEVLKSDVPVVVDFWAPWCGPCRMQGPILDQLDKEMDGKMKVVKVNVDEEGELAMTFGVQSIPTLLFYKDGKVVDKAIGVRDATAVKKALGL; translated from the coding sequence ATGGTTAAAAATGTAACAAAGAGCACATATGAAGCTGAAGTTTTGAAGAGTGATGTTCCCGTTGTAGTTGATTTCTGGGCACCATGGTGCGGTCCTTGCCGTATGCAGGGCCCCATCCTTGATCAGCTCGACAAAGAAATGGATGGAAAAATGAAGGTCGTCAAAGTGAATGTTGATGAAGAAGGCGAATTGGCCATGACCTTTGGCGTGCAGTCCATTCCCACCTTGCTTTTCTACAAGGACGGTAAAGTTGTGGACAAGGCAATTGGCGTACGTGACGCAACAGCTGTGAAGAAGGCTCTCGGCCTCTAA
- the trpB gene encoding tryptophan synthase subunit beta — MQNMLTKEINTTNLPDSDGRFGEFGGSYIPPQLQTVMDEVTKAYEEIVQDPAFLEELSSLQRHYVGRPSPVYHAKRLSEAVGGAQIYLKREDLNHTGAHKINHCIGEVLLAKKLGKKKVIAETGAGQHGVALATAAALLGLECDIYMGEVDIKKEAPNVSRMKILGAQVIEVTRGTKTLKDAVDAAFEAYLGDPDTQIYCIGSVVGPHPFPMMVRDFQSVVGIEAKAQIQELAGRLPEAVVACVGGGSNAMGIFSAFLEDSKVALYGVEPAGKGLDTPDHAATITKGSVGILHGFKSLLLQDESGEPLPVYSIASGLDYPGVGPQHSYLKTIGRVNYDSATDHEAVEAFYGLSRMEGIIPALESSHAVAHAIKLAKTMKKDEIILVNLSGRGDKDIDYVLEHYPLMEYEPTGKENGFEDFLSHIKKQ, encoded by the coding sequence ATGCAGAACATGCTTACCAAAGAGATCAACACCACAAACCTACCTGACTCAGACGGTCGTTTCGGAGAATTCGGAGGTTCCTACATTCCTCCCCAGCTACAAACTGTCATGGATGAGGTAACCAAAGCATACGAGGAAATCGTACAAGATCCAGCATTCCTTGAAGAGCTCAGCTCGCTCCAGCGGCATTATGTGGGAAGACCCAGTCCTGTCTATCATGCAAAACGCCTCAGCGAAGCGGTTGGCGGGGCACAGATTTATCTCAAACGTGAAGACCTGAACCATACTGGTGCACACAAGATCAACCACTGTATCGGAGAAGTGTTGCTTGCTAAGAAACTGGGAAAGAAAAAGGTCATTGCTGAAACTGGTGCAGGACAACATGGAGTTGCCCTTGCAACTGCAGCGGCCTTGCTTGGACTTGAGTGTGATATCTACATGGGAGAGGTCGACATCAAGAAAGAGGCTCCCAATGTAAGCAGGATGAAAATCCTAGGTGCCCAGGTCATCGAAGTCACCAGAGGAACAAAAACACTCAAGGATGCAGTGGATGCAGCCTTTGAAGCCTATCTGGGTGATCCCGATACCCAGATTTACTGTATAGGCTCTGTGGTTGGACCCCACCCCTTCCCCATGATGGTAAGAGATTTCCAGAGTGTAGTGGGAATCGAGGCAAAGGCACAGATCCAAGAGTTGGCCGGCCGTCTCCCTGAAGCTGTGGTTGCATGTGTGGGAGGAGGGTCGAATGCCATGGGTATCTTCAGTGCCTTCCTCGAAGACTCCAAGGTTGCGCTCTACGGAGTCGAACCAGCTGGAAAAGGATTGGATACCCCCGACCATGCAGCAACCATTACAAAGGGCTCGGTAGGGATCCTACATGGATTCAAGAGTCTCTTGTTGCAGGATGAGAGTGGGGAACCACTTCCTGTTTACTCCATTGCCAGTGGTTTGGATTATCCTGGAGTTGGGCCCCAGCACAGCTACCTGAAAACCATCGGAAGAGTCAACTATGATAGTGCAACCGACCATGAGGCTGTCGAGGCTTTCTACGGACTGAGCAGAATGGAAGGTATCATCCCAGCTCTGGAGTCGAGCCACGCTGTTGCTCACGCCATCAAGCTTGCAAAGACCATGAAGAAGGATGAGATAATTCTGGTCAATCTCTCAGGACGAGGGGATAAGGATATCGATTATGTCCTGGAGCATTACCCCTTGATGGAGTATGAACCAACGGGCAAGGAGAATGGATTCGAGGATTTCCTCTCGCATATCAAGAAACAATAA